In the Candidatus Cloacimonadota bacterium genome, CAAATGTGATATGGTCGTGCTGGCAACTGCAGTTGTTCCGACAAAAGAAGCAATCGAACTTGCAAAAAAATTAAAAATTCAAACAAATGAAAATGGTTTTTTCAGCGAGATACATCCGAAATTAAGACCAGTCGAATCAATGACTCCCGGTTTTTTTATAGCAGGATGTTGTCATTCTCCCAAAGATATTCCGGATACGGTTTCTCAAGCTTCTGGAGCTGCATCCAAAGTTCTGGAAATGTTCTCCCAAAAAGAACTTTCTCTCGATCCTCAAATCGCTTTTGTGGATGCAGATGTTTGTGCAGGTTGTAAATTGTGCATTCCGGTTTGTCCATATGAAGCAAGAGTATTTGATGAGAAAAAACGAGTTGTGGAAGTCAAAAATGCTTTATGTGTCGGTTGTGGAAGTTGCATTTCGGTTTGTCCGTCAGGAGCGACGCAACAGAAAAATCTGCAGGATTTACAGATTTCATCGATGATGGAGGTTCTGCTTGGATCCTAAAAAAAACATAACAGAAGAAATTAATGAGGAGATTCGGGAAGTTCTGCTCGAAGAAGGAGCGGAAGGGATCTATAAATGTTATCAATGCGGAAAATGTACGAGTATTTGTCCCTGGTTCCAAGTTGGTCTTTACGATTTTCCTGTCTATCGTTTTTCATTGGAAACAGCAATGGGAATGGTTGCCAGCAGCGAAGATAAAGATGAACTGGCAAAAGAAATAGATAAAATATATCGTTGTGTCGGTTGCGAAGCTTGTGTGGATCAATGTCCTCACGGAATCGATACTCCAAAAATATTACGAGCTGCGAGAAGGTTGCTGGTTGATTTCGGTTCCTATCCGGAAGTCTTGAAATCGACTGTTCAGAAAATTCATAATGTGGGAAATCCTTTTGGTGAACCGATAGAGAAAAGAGCCGATTGGGCAAAAGACATTGATGTTCCCGAATTTCAGGAAGGAATGGAATATTTGTATTTTCCGGGTTGCTTACCAGCATATGATTCGAGAAATCAAAATGTTGCTCGAGCAACTGCTAAAATTCTTCAAAAAATAGGAATCTCATTTGGTATTTTAGGGATAAAAGAACATTGTTGTGGAGAAGCAATTCGACGAATTGGAGCAGAACAGGTTTTTAAAGAAGTCTGTAATGCCAATATCAAAGAATTTTCCAATTCCGGAGTGAAAAGAGTTCTGGTCAGTTCTCCTCATTGTTATACGACTTTCAAATATGAATATCCTGAATTCGGTGCGGATTTTGAAACGCTTCATATCACTCAATTTTTATCCAAACTTATCGATGAAGGAAAGATCGAACCAAAAAAAGAATTTAAGAAAAAAGTCGTTTATCACGATCCATGTACTTTAGGCAGGAAAAACAATATTTATGAAGAACCGAGAAATATCTTGAAAAATATTCCTGCTTTGAAATTCTTGGAAGTTGAAAACTTTAATCGGAATTTAAGTGTGTGTTGCGGAGCCGGAAGCGGCGGTTTATGGATGGAATGGGATAAAGATGAACGGATCGCCAATGTCCGTCTGAAACAGCTGATCGATACCGGAGCAGAAGTGATTGCGGTTGCCTGTCCGTATTGTTTGCAGATGTTCGAGGAGACTTTGAAATCAATGAAAACCGATATTCAGGTTTTGGATGTGACGGAGATTTTATATGAGTCGATTTGAGATTAGAATTCTATGTAATTCTTTGTTTGATAGTAAAATGAACAATAGGAAGACTTGATGATTAATCGCACAATTAAAATTGAGAAAAAAAATGACTAATCTTGAAAAATTATTAAAAGCAGATAAAATCACAATCGCTCGCACGATCACACAAATAGAAAATAACTCCA is a window encoding:
- a CDS encoding (Fe-S)-binding protein; the encoded protein is MDPKKNITEEINEEIREVLLEEGAEGIYKCYQCGKCTSICPWFQVGLYDFPVYRFSLETAMGMVASSEDKDELAKEIDKIYRCVGCEACVDQCPHGIDTPKILRAARRLLVDFGSYPEVLKSTVQKIHNVGNPFGEPIEKRADWAKDIDVPEFQEGMEYLYFPGCLPAYDSRNQNVARATAKILQKIGISFGILGIKEHCCGEAIRRIGAEQVFKEVCNANIKEFSNSGVKRVLVSSPHCYTTFKYEYPEFGADFETLHITQFLSKLIDEGKIEPKKEFKKKVVYHDPCTLGRKNNIYEEPRNILKNIPALKFLEVENFNRNLSVCCGAGSGGLWMEWDKDERIANVRLKQLIDTGAEVIAVACPYCLQMFEETLKSMKTDIQVLDVTEILYESI